From the Mustelus asterias chromosome 14, sMusAst1.hap1.1, whole genome shotgun sequence genome, one window contains:
- the LOC144504103 gene encoding secreted phosphoprotein 24-like, whose translation MKSLLLTIAAVQILQCSGIPSPKDALRVSVGKLNEITAITNLCGITRRRVKDVYRTGKLSYNVDLTFSVKETVCSKNSGLEFDDPSCRFRSKKSARKGWCNSRVEYFADEVLDVDVECRGLKTFDSKSGSFESSENSIEVINKRTSRPAVYKRVKQIKRLVTARDFKRTQ comes from the exons ATGAAATCCTTACTCCTCACCATTGCCGCAGTGCAGATCCTCCAGTGCTCAG gaaTCCCCAGCCCTAAGGATGCTCTGAGAGTGTCAGTTGGAAAGCTGAATGAAATCACCGCCATCACCAATCTGTGTGGGATAACCCGGAGAAGAGTGAAGGAT GTTTATCGCACAGGAAAATTGTCGTACAACGTGGATTTAACATTCTCTGTGAAAGAAACCGTCTGCTCCAAGAATTCCGGACTGGAATTTGATGATCCCAGCTGTCGATTCCGTTCCAAAAAGTCAGCA AGGAAAGGTTGGTGTAACAGCCGTGTGGAATATTTTGCTGATGAGGTGCTGGATGTTGATGTGGAGTGCCGAGGTTTGAAGACATTTGACAGCAAAAGTGGATCATTCGAGTCGAGTGAAAACAGCATTGAG GTGATAAACAAGCGGACCTCACGGCCAGCAGTCTATAAAC GTGTCAAACAAATCAAAAGACTGGTCACAGCGAGGGATTTCAAAC GAACACAGTGA